The proteins below are encoded in one region of Apium graveolens cultivar Ventura chromosome 4, ASM990537v1, whole genome shotgun sequence:
- the LOC141718356 gene encoding uncharacterized protein LOC141718356 isoform X1: protein MILNTQHSCNSLSFCMAEEKNNMQMSPEITKLDKTNPRRKSTGIVKSSTSKRSSQNYLRASTGSCHDFCKYGRQQTFAVQARNPKPKRITPSPGKKKHTESEGVVQKSKPSASNLKPSNVKVQSSKQDLGNAVQGESNKIPQVKLKPSSIDIAHSPEPPEIIKREIILPSKQLNISSKQNSSDAKMMIEKKMKTNPSKYPSGPKSKPLMINPSPSSTTSVGIKGTRNSSRKPGKLLGTCKTTVKKLPAAPSSSVSPTTSKSRAVNLYARKHSSPSMVSPLKDQKRTQKDKLKPDLKKVQEKTLRAVEADKDDKVTEAVQGDSTVQISSSPLLQSLSLSLPDSQFSVSREDVDDKVAEPVQGDSTVQMSSPSVQSLSLSLPDSQFSASHGDVAEESKYIDNDIQQSESTDSEDLEESEYTENEVDEFISEDETVNINEVSKLKGDRYQCVKVTRVIRSGDKDGAMARSKFRKGRTVDLQNVRNVPRKLKFRRGRILGDNDDKHAARRSFEKRELDDDANGASPGSEKVVLRHQDMQGKKDAQGLYNNVIEETASKLVESRKSKVKALVGAFETVISLQESKPSIPTVT, encoded by the exons AT GATATTAAATACTCAACATTCCTGTAACTCTCTTTCTTTTTGCATGGCCGAGGAGAAAAATAATATGCAGATGAGCCCTGAGATAACCAAACTTGATAAAACAAATCCAAGGAGGAAATCAACAG GTATAGTGAAAAGCTCTACATCAAAGCGTAGTTCCCAAAACTATCTCAGAGCTTCTACCGGTTCGTGCCATGACTTCTGCAAGTATGGACGGCAACAGACTTTTGCAGTCCAGGCAAGAAATCCTAAACCAAAAAGAATTACACCTTCTCCTGGCAAGAAAAAGCATACAGAGAGTGAAGGTGTAGTGCAGAAATCAAAACCATCAGCTTCGAACCTGAAACCTTCTAATGTTAAGGTTCAATCATCTAAGCAGGATTTAGGAAATGCAGTTCAAGGTGAAAGTAATAAAATACCACAAGTCAAGCTCAAGCCTTCCTCCATTGATATAGCACATTCACCCGAACCCCCTGAAATTATCAAACGAGAAATTATATTGCCATCAAAACAACTTAATATTTCTTCTAAGCAAAATTCATCAGATGCTAAGATGATGATAGAAAAAAAGATGAAGACAAACCCCTCAAAATATCCTTCAGGTCCAAAATCTAAGCCTTTGATGATAAACCCATCTCCTTCCTCGACGACTTCAGTGGGTATTAAAGGAACAAGGAATTCTTCTCGAAAACCTGGAAAACTATTAGGAACATGCAAAACAACAGTAAAGAAATTACCAGCAGCCCCAAGCTCTTCCGTTTCCCCCACAACTTCCAAGAGTAGGGCTGTGAACTTATATGCTAGAAAACACAGCAGTCCAAGCATGGTATCTCCTCTAAAGGATCAAAAGAGAACACAGAAAGATAAGTTGAAGCCTGATCTTAAGAAGGTCCAGGAGAAAACTCTGCGTGCTGTTGAGGCAGATAAAGATGACAAAGTTACTGAAGCCGTTCAAGGTGATAGTACTGTTCAAATATCCTCCTCTCCATTACTACAGTCACTGTCATTGTCCCTCCCAGACTCTCAGTTTTCAGTGTCTCGTGAGGATGTAGATGACAAAGTTGCTGAACCTGTTCAAGGTGATAGTACTGTTCAAATGTCCTCTCCATCAGTACAGTCACTGTCATTGTCCCTCCCAGACTCTCAGTTTTCAGCGTCTCATGGGGATGTTGCTGAGGAGTCCAAGTATATTGATAACGATATACAGCAGTCTGAATCTACTGACAGTGAAGATTTGGAGGAATCTGAATACACTGAAAATGAAGTAGATGAGTTTATTTCTGAAGATGAAACTGTAAACATCAATGAAGTTAGCAAGTTGAAAGGTGATCGTTACCAATGTGTCAAGGTAACAAGAGTAATCCGTTCTGGAGATAAAGATGGTGCCATGGCAAGGTCGAAATTTAGGAAGGGAAGAACAGTGGACCTACAGAATGTGCGTAATGTTCCTAGGAAGCTTAAGTTTAGGCGGGGAAGAATTCTGGGGGACAATGATGACAAGCATGCCGCTAGGAGAAGTTTCGAGAAGAGGGAACTCGACGATGATGCAAATGGCGCTAGCCCTGGTTCAGAAAAAGTAGTGCTGAGGCATCAGGATATGCAGGGGAAGAAAGATGCCCAGGGTCTTTATAACAATGTAATTGAAGAAACAGCCAGTAAACTCGTAGAGAGCAGGAAGAGTAAGGTCAAGGCTTTGGTTGGTGCTTTTGAAACAGTGATCTCCCTCCAAGAGAGTAAACCTTCTATTCCGACAGTAACCTGA
- the LOC141718356 gene encoding uncharacterized protein LOC141718356 isoform X2, whose amino-acid sequence MAEEKNNMQMSPEITKLDKTNPRRKSTGIVKSSTSKRSSQNYLRASTGSCHDFCKYGRQQTFAVQARNPKPKRITPSPGKKKHTESEGVVQKSKPSASNLKPSNVKVQSSKQDLGNAVQGESNKIPQVKLKPSSIDIAHSPEPPEIIKREIILPSKQLNISSKQNSSDAKMMIEKKMKTNPSKYPSGPKSKPLMINPSPSSTTSVGIKGTRNSSRKPGKLLGTCKTTVKKLPAAPSSSVSPTTSKSRAVNLYARKHSSPSMVSPLKDQKRTQKDKLKPDLKKVQEKTLRAVEADKDDKVTEAVQGDSTVQISSSPLLQSLSLSLPDSQFSVSREDVDDKVAEPVQGDSTVQMSSPSVQSLSLSLPDSQFSASHGDVAEESKYIDNDIQQSESTDSEDLEESEYTENEVDEFISEDETVNINEVSKLKGDRYQCVKVTRVIRSGDKDGAMARSKFRKGRTVDLQNVRNVPRKLKFRRGRILGDNDDKHAARRSFEKRELDDDANGASPGSEKVVLRHQDMQGKKDAQGLYNNVIEETASKLVESRKSKVKALVGAFETVISLQESKPSIPTVT is encoded by the exons ATGGCCGAGGAGAAAAATAATATGCAGATGAGCCCTGAGATAACCAAACTTGATAAAACAAATCCAAGGAGGAAATCAACAG GTATAGTGAAAAGCTCTACATCAAAGCGTAGTTCCCAAAACTATCTCAGAGCTTCTACCGGTTCGTGCCATGACTTCTGCAAGTATGGACGGCAACAGACTTTTGCAGTCCAGGCAAGAAATCCTAAACCAAAAAGAATTACACCTTCTCCTGGCAAGAAAAAGCATACAGAGAGTGAAGGTGTAGTGCAGAAATCAAAACCATCAGCTTCGAACCTGAAACCTTCTAATGTTAAGGTTCAATCATCTAAGCAGGATTTAGGAAATGCAGTTCAAGGTGAAAGTAATAAAATACCACAAGTCAAGCTCAAGCCTTCCTCCATTGATATAGCACATTCACCCGAACCCCCTGAAATTATCAAACGAGAAATTATATTGCCATCAAAACAACTTAATATTTCTTCTAAGCAAAATTCATCAGATGCTAAGATGATGATAGAAAAAAAGATGAAGACAAACCCCTCAAAATATCCTTCAGGTCCAAAATCTAAGCCTTTGATGATAAACCCATCTCCTTCCTCGACGACTTCAGTGGGTATTAAAGGAACAAGGAATTCTTCTCGAAAACCTGGAAAACTATTAGGAACATGCAAAACAACAGTAAAGAAATTACCAGCAGCCCCAAGCTCTTCCGTTTCCCCCACAACTTCCAAGAGTAGGGCTGTGAACTTATATGCTAGAAAACACAGCAGTCCAAGCATGGTATCTCCTCTAAAGGATCAAAAGAGAACACAGAAAGATAAGTTGAAGCCTGATCTTAAGAAGGTCCAGGAGAAAACTCTGCGTGCTGTTGAGGCAGATAAAGATGACAAAGTTACTGAAGCCGTTCAAGGTGATAGTACTGTTCAAATATCCTCCTCTCCATTACTACAGTCACTGTCATTGTCCCTCCCAGACTCTCAGTTTTCAGTGTCTCGTGAGGATGTAGATGACAAAGTTGCTGAACCTGTTCAAGGTGATAGTACTGTTCAAATGTCCTCTCCATCAGTACAGTCACTGTCATTGTCCCTCCCAGACTCTCAGTTTTCAGCGTCTCATGGGGATGTTGCTGAGGAGTCCAAGTATATTGATAACGATATACAGCAGTCTGAATCTACTGACAGTGAAGATTTGGAGGAATCTGAATACACTGAAAATGAAGTAGATGAGTTTATTTCTGAAGATGAAACTGTAAACATCAATGAAGTTAGCAAGTTGAAAGGTGATCGTTACCAATGTGTCAAGGTAACAAGAGTAATCCGTTCTGGAGATAAAGATGGTGCCATGGCAAGGTCGAAATTTAGGAAGGGAAGAACAGTGGACCTACAGAATGTGCGTAATGTTCCTAGGAAGCTTAAGTTTAGGCGGGGAAGAATTCTGGGGGACAATGATGACAAGCATGCCGCTAGGAGAAGTTTCGAGAAGAGGGAACTCGACGATGATGCAAATGGCGCTAGCCCTGGTTCAGAAAAAGTAGTGCTGAGGCATCAGGATATGCAGGGGAAGAAAGATGCCCAGGGTCTTTATAACAATGTAATTGAAGAAACAGCCAGTAAACTCGTAGAGAGCAGGAAGAGTAAGGTCAAGGCTTTGGTTGGTGCTTTTGAAACAGTGATCTCCCTCCAAGAGAGTAAACCTTCTATTCCGACAGTAACCTGA